The genomic interval CCCGCACAGCCCACGTACGGCTTCATGAACTGGTTCGTGAACACCGACCGCAAGTATCTTCCCAGCGCGCCCGCCACCGCGTTCGCGCACGTGGGCAACGGAACGAACGTCATCTACGTCGATCCCGACAACGACCTGGTCGTGGTCGCCCGGTGGATCGCCAACAACGCCGTGGACGGCTTGGTGCAGCGGGTGATCGCCGCCACCAGCCGCCGCTGAACGAGAGGGAAGACCCGTGATTTCGACGCTGGAGATCGAGGTGCGCTCCACCGAGCTGGACGCGCTGGGGCACGTGAACAACGCCAAGTACCTGGAATACCTGGAGTGGGGCCGCTTCGAGTGGGTGAAGGAGAACGGGATTCCCCTGGATTTCTTCGGGTCGTCGCGGCTGAGCACCGTGCTGGTGAACACCAACGTCAACTATCGGCGCGAGGCCCGGCTGGGCGACAAGCTGCGCATCCGAAGCTGGCTGGCGGAGATGGGCCGCAGCAGCTTTCGCGTGGGCCAGGAGATCGTCAACCACCGCGACGAGCGCGTGGCGGACGCCATGATCACGTCGGTGATGTACGACACCCACACGCGCACTAGCGTCTACATCCCCGACGACCTGCGGGCGAAGCTGGAGCCGCTGGTGCGGCCCTGAACAGAACCGGCGTGCTCACGGGTGAGCACGCCGGTTGCGGATGGGGTGCGGACACGAACGGAATTTTCCTCGTCACAGACTCAGGACCATGGCCGGATCCGCCCGTCCCTCGCCCAGAGACCCGATGTCGCCCACGAAGCGCTTCTGGGGGGCAATCTTCATCCTGCTGATCCTCGTGGGGTTCGGCGCCCTGGTCCTGACGCACCTCAAGAAGCGCGAGCCCGGCTCGGGCATGTTCGGCACGGTCAGCGTAGAGACGCGCTACGGCTGAGGCGGGTACCCACCCGCGCGATCGAACTCCAGGGCCGCGGCTATACCCGCACGGGTGAGCCGCGGGTGCCCTTCAATCAGTTCTTCGATTGTGCTGCCCGCCCGGAGTTCCTCCAGGATGTGCTCAACCGTGATGCGCGTGCCCGCGATGACCGGTTTTCCGAACATCACATCGGGATTTGAGACGATCATCGCGGTGTCCGCGATATCCGCCCGTCCTCCATACTGCTGCAGAAGTTCGCCAAAGACGTCCTCGTGGAGCCGGCCCAAGCCCGTATCCAACTCGGCTTCCGCCGCGAGCAAACCATCGATCAGTTCGGTTCGATGGCGGCCCTCATCGTAATCGGCCCAGTCGACGCGGCCTAGGCACTCACCGAACACGATCGATTCCATGCCGTCATCCGCGGGCGCGTCCGTGCCAGCAACGACTGCCCGGCCAGTCTTCCCATCCCGAGATACGCTCCGCTCGTTCATCTCCGCCTTTCGTCCACAGCGTCCGAGTCAAGCTACTGGCCGCTGCTCACAGTGTTCCCAGCACCCGTGCTGACACTTCCGCCGGTCCGTACCGAGCAGCGACAATTCGCTCGTACTCGATCCGGTACTCGGCGAGTTCAGTTCCTCCCCGGCAAGATCGCTGGCGAGGTAGAACGGTTCCTCGTGGAAGATCAGGTCAGCGTCGTATCCTGCCGGAGGCAACTGCTCCAGCGGCGGGTTCTCGATGCTCTCGCGGTATCCCGCAACCCTGAGCACGGCCTCATCCCGCTCAAAATCATGGAATGCCTGCAAGCAGTCCGTAACGATCGCCCAAAACGCGTGCTTCAGGGGCTCTGTTTGCATCCGGTTACGTAGAACGAGACGGCGGCGTCCCCTGTGTGGGAGCGCCGCCGTCGTGCATGCTCAGCCGTCCACAGCGTGCGAGTACAAGCTACCGCGCGCCGCTCCCACCGTCAAGGTTTACAGTGTAGCCATCGTCAGAGCGGGATGTTCGCGTGCTTCTTGGGCGGGTTGCTGTCGCGCTTGTTCTGCAGCATGTCGAGCGCGCTGATCACCCGCGCTCGCGTTTCGCGCGGATCGATCACGTCGTCCACGTAGCCGCGGGCGGCGGCGGCGAACGGGTTGGCGAAGCGCTCGGCGTAGTCCGCCTGCTTGGCCTCGGCCGCCTGCGCCGGGTCGTCGGCCGAGGCGATCTCGCGGCGGTACAGGATCTCCACCGCGCCCTTGGCCCCCATCACCGCGATCTCGGCCGTGGGCCAGGCGTAGTTGATGTCGCCGCGGATGTGCTTGCTGCTCATCACGTCGTACGCCCCGCCGTACGCCTTGCGCGTGATGATGGTGACCTTGGGAACCGTGGCCTCGCAGAACGCGAACAGCAGCTTGGCCCCGTGCCGGATGATGCCGCCGTGCTCCTGCGTGACGCCAGGCAGGAACCCGGGCACGTCCTCAAAAGTCAGCAGGGGGATGTTGAAGCAGTCGCAGAAGCGGACGAAGCGCGCCGCCTTCACCGACGCGTCGATGTCCAGCACTCCGGCCAGCACCGCGGGCTGATTAGCCACGATGCCCACCGAGTGGCCGCCCACGTGCGCGAAGCCCACCAGGATGTTGCCCGCGTAGTCGGCGTGCACCTCGTAGAACTCGCCGTCGTCCACCACGCGGCGGATGACGTCGTGCATGTCGTACGGCTTGTTGGGATGGTCGGGAACGATGTCCAGCAGCTCCTCGTCGGCCCGGTCGAACGGGTCGTCCGTGGCCCGCCGCGGCGCGTCCTCGGCGTTGTTGCGCGGGATGAACTCGAAAAGGTGGCGAATCTTGTGGAGGCATTCCACTTCGCTCTTCACGGCGAAGTGCGCCACGCCCGACTTGGCCGCGTGCGTGGCCGCGCCAC from Longimicrobium sp. carries:
- a CDS encoding DUF433 domain-containing protein, which translates into the protein MESIVFGECLGRVDWADYDEGRHRTELIDGLLAAEAELDTGLGRLHEDVFGELLQQYGGRADIADTAMIVSNPDVMFGKPVIAGTRITVEHILEELRAGSTIEELIEGHPRLTRAGIAAALEFDRAGGYPPQP
- a CDS encoding thioesterase family protein, with product MISTLEIEVRSTELDALGHVNNAKYLEYLEWGRFEWVKENGIPLDFFGSSRLSTVLVNTNVNYRREARLGDKLRIRSWLAEMGRSSFRVGQEIVNHRDERVADAMITSVMYDTHTRTSVYIPDDLRAKLEPLVRP
- a CDS encoding acyl-CoA carboxylase subunit beta, which codes for MSMREKLEHLDELRRQAELGGGEKRIKAQHERGKLTARERLDVLLDEGSFVELDRFVVHRATGFGLENERYLGDGVVTGYGTVHGRLVYVFSQDFTIFGGSLSEAHAEKIVKIMDLALKNGAPVIGLNDSGGARIQEGVVSLGGYADIFLRNTLASGVIPQISAILGPCAGGAVYSPAITDFIYMVQGSSYMFVTGPNVVKTVTHEDVTMEELGGAATHAAKSGVAHFAVKSEVECLHKIRHLFEFIPRNNAEDAPRRATDDPFDRADEELLDIVPDHPNKPYDMHDVIRRVVDDGEFYEVHADYAGNILVGFAHVGGHSVGIVANQPAVLAGVLDIDASVKAARFVRFCDCFNIPLLTFEDVPGFLPGVTQEHGGIIRHGAKLLFAFCEATVPKVTIITRKAYGGAYDVMSSKHIRGDINYAWPTAEIAVMGAKGAVEILYRREIASADDPAQAAEAKQADYAERFANPFAAAARGYVDDVIDPRETRARVISALDMLQNKRDSNPPKKHANIPL